A stretch of the Clavibacter sp. B3I6 genome encodes the following:
- the rpsA gene encoding 30S ribosomal protein S1: MTIATTDKAPKQVAINDIGSAEDFLAAVEKTLKFFNDGDLIEGTVVKIDRDEVLIDVGYKTEGVIPSRELSIKHDVDPTEVVKVGDTVEALVLQKEDKEGRLILSKKRAQYERAWGDVEKIKESDGVVTGTVIEVVKGGLIVDIGLRGFLPASLIELRRVRDLTPYLGQEIEAKILELDKNRNNVVLSRRALLEQTQSESRSTFLNNLQKGQVRKGVVSSIVNFGAFVDLGGVDGLVHVSELSWKHIEHASEVVEVGQEVTVEILEVDLDRERVSLSLKATQEDPWQVFARTHAIGQVAPGKVTKLVPFGAFVRVAEGIEGLVHISELSGKHVELAEQVVSVGDEVFVKVIDIDLERRRISLSLKQANDGVDPEGTEFDPALYGMLTEYDDQGNYKYPEGFDPETNEWKEGFEAQRETWEQQYAAAQARWEAHKKQVAAAAEAEAADTGITSAGPGFTSDSTGAGTLADDESLAALREKLSSSK; encoded by the coding sequence ATGACAATCGCAACGACCGACAAGGCGCCCAAGCAGGTCGCGATCAACGACATCGGATCTGCTGAGGACTTCCTCGCCGCGGTCGAGAAGACACTGAAGTTCTTCAACGACGGGGACCTCATCGAGGGCACCGTCGTGAAGATCGATCGGGACGAGGTCCTGATCGACGTCGGCTACAAGACCGAGGGCGTCATCCCCTCGCGTGAGCTGTCCATCAAGCACGACGTCGACCCCACGGAGGTCGTCAAGGTCGGCGACACCGTCGAGGCCCTCGTCCTCCAGAAGGAGGACAAGGAAGGCCGTCTGATCCTGTCGAAGAAGCGCGCGCAGTACGAGCGTGCGTGGGGCGACGTGGAGAAGATCAAGGAGTCCGACGGCGTCGTCACCGGCACCGTCATCGAGGTCGTCAAGGGCGGCCTCATCGTGGACATCGGCCTCCGCGGCTTCCTCCCGGCCTCGCTCATCGAGCTGCGCCGCGTCCGCGACCTCACGCCGTACCTCGGCCAGGAGATCGAGGCGAAGATCCTCGAGCTCGACAAGAACCGCAACAACGTGGTCCTGTCGCGCCGTGCGCTCCTCGAGCAGACGCAGTCCGAGAGCCGCAGCACGTTCCTCAACAACCTCCAGAAGGGCCAGGTCCGCAAGGGCGTGGTCTCCTCGATCGTCAACTTCGGTGCGTTCGTGGACCTGGGCGGCGTCGACGGCCTCGTGCACGTCTCCGAGCTCAGCTGGAAGCACATCGAGCACGCCAGCGAGGTCGTCGAGGTGGGCCAGGAGGTGACCGTCGAGATCCTCGAGGTCGACCTGGACCGCGAGCGCGTCTCGCTGTCGCTCAAGGCGACGCAGGAGGACCCGTGGCAGGTCTTCGCCCGCACGCACGCCATCGGCCAGGTCGCGCCCGGCAAGGTCACCAAGCTGGTGCCGTTCGGTGCGTTCGTCCGCGTGGCCGAGGGCATCGAGGGCCTCGTGCACATCTCGGAGCTCTCCGGCAAGCACGTCGAGCTCGCGGAGCAGGTCGTGTCCGTCGGCGACGAGGTGTTCGTCAAGGTCATCGACATCGACCTCGAGCGTCGCCGCATCTCGCTGAGCCTCAAGCAGGCCAACGACGGAGTCGACCCCGAGGGCACCGAGTTCGACCCCGCCCTCTACGGCATGCTCACCGAGTACGACGACCAGGGGAACTACAAGTACCCCGAGGGCTTCGACCCGGAGACCAACGAGTGGAAGGAGGGCTTCGAGGCCCAGCGCGAGACCTGGGAGCAGCAGTACGCCGCCGCTCAGGCCCGCTGGGAGGCCCACAAGAAGCAGGTCGCGGCAGCAGCCGAGGCCGAGGCGGCCGACACGGGCATCACGTCCGCCGGTCCCGGCTTCACGAGCGACTCGACGGGCGCCGGCACGCTGGCGGACGACGAGAGCCTCGCCGCCCTGCGCGAGAAGCTGTCCAGCTCGAAGTAG